TATCTCATCACAGTCTTGGCAGTAATAAGCTGGAATTCTATGTCCCCACCAAAGCTGTCTAGATATACACCAGTCTCTTATGTTATTAAGCCAGTTAAGATACGTTTTATCAAATCTATCAGGTACTAATTTCAAATCTCCAGTTTCTAGAGCAAGAGTAGCTGGAGCAGCAAGGTCCTTCATCTTTACAAACCACTGCCTAGATACAAGAGGCTCTACTACATTATGACATCTATAGCAATGACCTACATTGTGATTATGCTCTTTTACTTTTACTAAAAGTCCCATTTCATCTAAGTCTTTTACTATTGCTTTTCTGCATTCAAATCTCGTCATGCCAGCATACTTACCAGCTTTTTCATTCATAGTTCCGTCTTCATTCATAACTATGAGCTTTTCTAAACCATGTCTTTCTCCTACTTCAAAGTCATTTGGGTCGTGAGCAGGAGTAATCTTAACTGCTCCAGTACCAAACTCCATATCTACGTAGTCGTCCTCTATAACAGGTATCTCTCTATTTAAAATAGGAAGAATAAGAGTCTTTCCTACCAAATGCTTAAATCTATCATCACTAGGATTAACAGCTACAGCTGTATCTCCAAGGATAGTCTCTGGTCTAGTAGTAGCTATTTCTATAACTTCATCACTATCCTTTACTTTATAGTTTACATGATAAAAATTACCAGCAACCTCATCATGCTCTACTTCTGCATCAGAAAGTGAAGTCTTGCAATCCACACACCAGTTAATTATTCTGTTTCCTCTATAGATATATCCATCGTTGTATAATCTTACAAAAAACTCAGTAACTGCTTTATTACAGCCTTCATCCATAGTAAAGCGTTCTCTTTCCCAGTCGCAAGAATCTCCTAGCTTTTTCATTTGCTCAACAATCTTGCCACCAAACTCTTCCTTCCATACCCAGGCACGCTGTAAGAATTCATCTCTTCCTAATTCTTCCTTAGATAATCCTTCTTGCTCCTTAATTCTTTCAACTACCTTAACTTCTGTTGCAATACTCGCATGGTCAGTTCCTGGCTGCCAAAGAGTATTAAAGCCCTGCATTCTTTTCCATCTGATAAGTATGTCCTGAAGTGTATGGTCAAGTGCATGTCCCATATGAAGCTGGCCTGTAATATTTGGTGGTGGAAGAACTATAGAATATGATGGCTGTCCAGCCTTCATTCTTGCTTTAAAGTAGCCTCCTTCTTCCCACTGCTTGTAAATTCTCGATTCAAATTCTTTCGGATCATAATTTTTTGGAAGATTTGTCATGATTTTCCCTCCTAATATTTTTGCATATAAAAAGCCCCTCATCCATAATTTAAGGACGAAGGGACTTATTCGCGGTACCACCTTAATTCTGCTAAAAGCAGCTCTCAAACCCTTTAACGCAGAGATACGTCTTTCCTACTAAGCTCAGAAAGAAGGCTCCAAAGCTACATCAGATATCTTTCACTGCAAAACCTCTCAGCCTATGAGTTTTGCTCTCTTGAGTTTCCAAAATCAGACCTCTTTTTCACAGCCACTTTATCTTTATATTAGAGATTATTATGGTATTAGTTTTATATACATCACTATACAATAAGACACATATAAATTTTTAACCATAAATGAAACTTATTAGAAAATATATTACCATAGTTTATGAAAAATTTAAACAAAATTTGTTCTAAATTTGTCCAAACAAAAATTAGAGAATAACTTTTTAATAGTTACTCTCTAATTTTTCAAACACTCAAAAATAAATCTCTTTGATTATTTTTATAATTAATTATTTGAATTTGATATTGCCTTTTTTAATAGTGCAGAAATTGTAAAATAGCGATATATCTTGTAATCCTAATTTTTTTCTATATTTAGAATATCCCATAATAACATTTCTTCTAATTGCTTTCTGTATTTTATCTTTTTCTTCTTCATAATTAAACTTTGGCATATATTTTATTTCATCTAAAAACATATATGCTTTTAATAATACAACCAAATCCTTAGGCGCATATGCTAAATTTGAATTCTTAATTACTTCTTTAATTTTATTATCCAAATCATATATTAAAGTCTCTAAATCTTCATCTTTTTTTGTTTTTTCAGTCTTACCTAATTGTATAAAAGGAGCTTTATCTACTTCAAACTGATCTTTTTCAGCATTAATTAAATGTTTTCTCATATATTCCATTATCACTAACTCCTCAAATAAAGGTCCATATACATTTTCAAGAATATTTAGATAAAAATTGCGATTTTTTTCTTGGATGTATTTGTATACTCCCCATAGACCTCCTGTTATTAATGTAATCGAAGGTAATAAATCTATCATTTTGTTAATTATGATATTACTAGGTTCTGAAATTATTACCATTGGTATTGTCATATTAATTGAGTATAAGGTCATTATCTATTCTCCTCTAGTATTTTTTAGCTCTATATACTATTTATTTACTTAACAATATATATATTATTATCGATATTATATATCCCATCATTATTAATAACCATTAGCAGAACTCGTCTAGCATTTGTATTTATTTTAGCCATAGAATCTATAATTATGTTTATAAAATCTTTTGCACTATTATCAAATACTTCAAAATAGTCAAATGTCCTTAAAGTTATAATTAAAGTTGTGTTTAAATAATTTTTCATACATTTTTTTTTATAATTGTTCATAAAATCATAAAAGTAAGAACATATATTATAATCTAAATCAATAGATTTATTTATTAGTCCAATTTTATTTTCTATAATTTTTTTAGCATTCATATTTTCAAATTTACCGTATACAAAATAGCTAATTTCCAATTTTTCAATTCTATCATCATGATATATCAATGCATCATAATTTTGGTTTCCTATTATAATCTTCATCTTGCTATTTTGCGGGCAATATCTTGATATGCTGTACAAATAAAGAATATAAAACTCTTCTAAAAATTCTTTAAACAAGCCTTTTTTTAATATAGCTAATTCTGTAAGTTCAGGATCTGAATTTATCTCTTTGATTTTTAATTTAAAATATTCTTCCATCTGCTGTTTATTTCTATATATACCAATATCGTGAAAATAATTGTCGGCAATAATCATAATATATCCCCTTAATTCAAAATATGAATAACTGTTATACAATTTACATTTAAAGTATATCACTTCTATAAATTTAAAAAATAATTTTAATATAAAAGTGTTATAAATATTTCTATCTTAAAATAAAAAAAGCCCTACCAATAAAGATAGCGCATAATCTTAAATCTCTATATTGTTTTCTTCTCTTTTTCCATTAACATAAGCTTGATAACCCTCTCTATGCTATATAAAAAGCATAATTTGGTTCAAATATATCATACTAAAATGTAATAACATTTTTTATATCGTTAATTTTCACTTCAAGGCACACATGTTTTCTATCTTCTATATTATTCTATTCATTTAATACCTTAGGTAAAAGTTTTGGATAAATAAGTATAGAATAAACTCTTCTACTTAACATTATGAATAAATTTAATAAAATTCTCTAAGACGAATATTCTTTTAAAGGCTTATTTAGAATTTTGTTATATATCAAGTTGTTTTGCCAATATAATCTGTTAGTCTTTATGATTGTTAACTTCTAAGTTATCAATCTTTTCTTTTTTTTCTATATCTATATTTTTAAAGCTCATTCTACACAAAAAAATTGCAAGAGATAAAATAGATATTATTAGTATCCCTCTTATATGAGTATTTACTGGCAAAATATTTATAATTGTAGAAAACACAATAATACTAACTACTCCATCACCTCTTATTTATCAATTTTAATTAATTTAAAAGAATAGTATATTGTCATTATTGATAATATACCTATTATCACAATAGAAATCATTTTTTTCTCCTGAGTTCATCTTAATAACAACCATAAGAAATATTTTCATATACCGTTAGATTTTTGATGAAATTATTATTAATTAGATTATAAGCATTAATATATTTGCTTACTCTTTTAAGTTGTTTTCTTCTAAGATACAAAGTTTTTCTTTCTTTTCTATATCTTTATAGCTCTTCCTATATAAGACAGCTGAAAGAGAAAACATAAATAAAAGTATCATATCTTTTAATTCCGTTTCAATAGGTAATAGATTATTAACTGCAGGAGTTAGGATAATTATGGTAGCAAGATTATCGCTTTTTGTTTTATCAACTTTTCTTAGCTTAAAAAAGTAATATATCGAAACTATAAATAAAATAGCCATTAATATGACTGTAATCATAACCTATCTCCTTTTACTCAGTATCTATAGAACTAACTATAACAGGTATTTTCATGAATTCTTTATCATCTAATTCTATACTTATATAGTAACATTGCTTATATTTAGGAACTATCAATTCATAACTGATTAATATCAGCTACCTGCCAATTTATTATTGTTGATGTATTTTTTTACTGCTCTAATGTATTTTCTTCTATTTTGGTACAATTTTCTTTATTTTTTCCTTCTATTTTCTTAATGTTTATTTTACACAATAGAATCACAATACCACAGGCAAAAACAAATATATATCCACCTGTTTTATAATGAATCGGTAGAATTTTTAAAACTGTAGAAAACAAAAAAATACTTCCGATTAATTCACTTCTTTCTTTATCAAGTTTTCTTAATTTTATGCAATAATACAATGAAATACTTGGTATAACAATAATTAAAATAGGAAAAATCATATATAATCTCCTCTTTACTGAGTATCTAGAGAATTAACTATAACAGGTTTTTTCATAAATTCTTTATCATCTAATTCTATATTTATATAATATACACCACTTTTTTCAAACTCGACCGTAAAAGTAGTGATGGATGTAAAAAAATAATTTTGAGCTTCAAGCTGTTTCTCGCTTGATGATATAGCTTCTCCTGATGGATCAATAAGCGTAATTTTTTCTTTATATACTCCCTCTTGCAGAATCCAAGAAACAACAAAGTCAAACTCTGCTATTTCATTATTATAAAATTGACTACTTACATTAATGAAGTTCAGATTACCATTTGATAGCTCTTGGACTTTTTTGCATATTATAGCTGATTGTAATAATAAAGCCCTTAAGTATTGTAATTTTCAATACTCAGGGCTTTTATTTGCTATTCCCACTCTTCACTATCTTTATATCTTTTCTTTACAAAGTATTGCAATATCAGTATCTTTTTTACAGATAGTTCTAGTGTATATCTTTAATTTCGTATAGTTTTTAGATTTTTTTACCCGTTCCAGTACCAGTTCCAACTAAAACTTATGTTGTTATTATTCTTATTAGATTATGAACATCAATATATTTGCTTACTCTTTTAAATTGTTTTCTTCTACGATACCAAGCTTTTCTTTCTTTTCTATCTCTATATTTTTAAAGCTCATTCTACACAAAAAAATTGCAAGAGATAAAATAGATATTATTAGTATCCCTCTTATATGAGTATTTACTGGCAAAATATTTACAATTGTAGAAAACGCAATAATACTAACTACTCCATCACCTCTTGATTTATCAATTTTAATTAATTTAAAAGAATAGTATATTGTCATTATTGATAATATACCTATTATCACAATAGAAATCATATTTTTTTCTCCTAAGTTCATCTTAATAACAACCATAAGAGGTATTTTAATATACCGTTAGATTTCTTATGAAATTATTATTAATTAGATTATAAGCATTAATATATTTGGTTACTCTTCTAAATTATTTTTTATTTTTTCTACAATATGAAGGTTTTTTCTCTCTATATTGTTAATGCAAATTTTATATAAAACTACTGCAATAAATAACATGAAGATTAATATTATATCTTTTACTTTCCTGTTTATAGAAAGATTATTAATAACAGGCGCAAAAATAATAATACTAGCTATAACATCACTTTTAGATTTATCAAGTTTTCTTAGTTTAAGAAAATAATACATCCCGCTAATTGATAAGACAAATAAAATAATCAGTGATAACATATATTTTCACCCTTTACTCAGTATCATGAGAACTAATTATAACAGGTATTTTCATAAATTCTTTTTCATCTAATCCTATACTTATATAGTATACACCACTTTTTTCAAACTCGACCGTAAAAGTAGTAATGGATGTAAAAAAATAATTTTGAGCTTCTAGCTGTTTCTCGCTTGATGGAATAGCTTCTCCTGATGGATCAATAAGCGTAATTTTTTCTTTATATACTCCCTCTTGAAGAATCCAAGAAACAACAAAGTCAAACTCTGCTATTTCTTTATTATAAAATTGACTACTTACATTAATGAAGTTCAGATTACCATTTGATAGCTCTTGGACTTCTTTGCATATTATAGCTGATTGTAATATTGTCATATATTATCTATCACAATACAAAAGCCCTAAATATTGTAATTTCAATACTCAAGACTTTTGTTTATTATTCTCACTATTATTTCGTATGGTTTTTAGATTTTTTTACCCGTTCCAGTACCAGTTCCAATTAAAACTTATGTTGATATTATTCTTATTAGTTTATAAGCATTAATATATTTGGTTACTCTTTTAAGTTGTTTTCTTCCACGATGCCAAGTTTTCTTTCTTTTCTATATCTTTAAATCCCTTCCTTAATAAGACAGCTGAAAGAGCACACATAAATAAAAGTATCCTATCTTTTAATTCTGTTTCTATAGGTAATAGATTGTTATAGAATGTTACTATAAATATAGTCAAGAGAAACTTGTTAAATTCCATCTATAATAATTTTAGTCCCAGCCAAATGTCTGAGCCATATCTAGTAGCTTTTCCTTTTGCTCTTCATAGCCCTCAATAAAAATTGTCTTACAGTGATTAATTTTATATTCTCCTGCTATCATTTTTGCGGCAAAGGAAAGACAAGTAGCACAGCCACAGCTTTTGCAATTTGTTTTTGGAAGATACTTATAAACTTCTATAGTTGATGGGTTTGCTCTTCTTTCGTACAAAGGCGTAATATTTGACTTGCTATCATAAGTAGAGTTCACTAGCTCCATAACCATATCCATTATTTCATATGCATCAAACTCATTTATAGCTTTTGATACAGATAATTTTGTGGGATGAAGAGTAATTAATCTAAATTCTTTTTTAAAGGTCAGGCTATTTGAGCTAACATTGTAAATAGCCGATTTCATCTGGGTATTTAAATATGGAAAAATTTCTGAAATGTCCTTATCAAAAATTGCATGAAACTTAACTCTATTAAAATCAGCCGTGCATGGCTCAATAAAATCAAGCATAATACTTTCTAATAGTTTCCCCATGATTTTCTCCTATCTTACTAAATACTAAGCTTCATTTGAAATTTCTACAAGAGCCTCATAAAGCTTATCAATATCCTCTTTAGTATTAAAATAACCTATCCCAATTCTTGCTGTTCCTGTTTTTATAGTCCCTATTAATTCATGAGCTAGAGGAGCACAGTGAAGTCCTGCCCTTATCATGATATCGTAGTTTTTATCGAGTTTATATGCTATATCTTCACAGCGCATTCCTTCAATATTAAAGGATATAACCATAGCCGAGCCCTTTGATTCATCTGGTCCGTAAAGCTTTACTTTCTCGATTTTTTTTAGCTGCTCATAGGCATAGGCTCTTAGCTCTTTTTCTTTATTATGTATGGTCTTGATTCCTTCATTTTCTATGTATTCAAGAGCTGATTTTAGTCCTGCTATTCCACTTATATTCAAGGTTCCTACTTCAAGCTTATTTGGATAGTAATCTACTTGATAAGGATAAGCAGAGTCTCCCCCAGTTCCACCTTGCTTTATAGGATTAAAATCTACGCTTTCTCTGATTGCAAGTCCACCAGTTCCCATTGGCCCCATAAGTGACTTGTGCCCAGTAAATGCAATTATATCTATATTGTCTCTTTGCATATCTATATCAAAAGCTCCTGCTGTCTGAGCCGTATCCACTAAAAATAGTACATTGTGTCTTTTCGCTATCTCACCTATTTGCGCTATAGGCTGGATACTCCCCAGAACATTTGAAGCATGGGTGAAGATTATAAGCTTTGTATTTTT
This region of Acetoanaerobium noterae genomic DNA includes:
- a CDS encoding (Fe-S)-binding protein, which codes for MGKLLESIMLDFIEPCTADFNRVKFHAIFDKDISEIFPYLNTQMKSAIYNVSSNSLTFKKEFRLITLHPTKLSVSKAINEFDAYEIMDMVMELVNSTYDSKSNITPLYERRANPSTIEVYKYLPKTNCKSCGCATCLSFAAKMIAGEYKINHCKTIFIEGYEEQKEKLLDMAQTFGWD
- a CDS encoding aminotransferase class V-fold PLP-dependent enzyme, translating into MGIYLDNGATSYPKPNQVAKAVFDFMVDVGVSSGRGGYRKAMVADKIVYDTRKLISKLFNQNDPKKVIFTLNVTEAINMALYGILEENDHVITSSLEHNAVWRCLKTMERDKGITISNASCDKDGTTKAEDVEALINKNTKLIIFTHASNVLGSIQPIAQIGEIAKRHNVLFLVDTAQTAGAFDIDMQRDNIDIIAFTGHKSLMGPMGTGGLAIRESVDFNPIKQGGTGGDSAYPYQVDYYPNKLEVGTLNISGIAGLKSALEYIENEGIKTIHNKEKELRAYAYEQLKKIEKVKLYGPDESKGSAMVISFNIEGMRCEDIAYKLDKNYDIMIRAGLHCAPLAHELIGTIKTGTARIGIGYFNTKEDIDKLYEALVEISNEA